A stretch of Triticum aestivum cultivar Chinese Spring chromosome 1D, IWGSC CS RefSeq v2.1, whole genome shotgun sequence DNA encodes these proteins:
- the LOC123181585 gene encoding uncharacterized protein yields the protein MALSLRAAASLAAPPAHLRPRRRATSMVRATVSPPPALDSRRRPQNVSGEFFVDHRCIDCATCRWMAPEVFNRVDDQSAVAAQPTSGEIRTKALQALLSCPTGSIHTDKPTKDILQVQNTFPLPIDDDLPGVYLCGYHSENSYGATSYLIVHPEGNIMIDSPRYTPKLANQLEKLGGARYMFLTHIDDVADHRKWAERLKCERIIHSGDVEDITADVEWKLTGNGPWNIGTDFELIHTPGHTEGSVCLLYKPLKALFTGDHVAKSEESDDLNLFLMYSKQSVGVQLDSIRKLLDVDFEWFLPGHGYRIRYEDVYAKNSAIEALLADYTN from the exons ATGGCGCTCAGCCTTCGCGCCGCCGCAtccctcgccgccccgccggctCACCTGCGTCCGCGCCGACGGGCCACCTCTATGGTACGCGCCACTGTGTCCCCTCCTCCGGCGCTCGACAGCAGGCGGCGCCCGCAGAACGTGTCCGGCGAGTTCTTCGTCG ATCACCGGTGCATCGACTGCGCCACCTGCAGGTGGATGGCTCCGGAGGTGTTCAACAGAGTCGATGACCAGTCCGCCGTGGCGGCGCAACCCACCTCCGGGGAAATCAGAACCAAGGCACTGCAG GCCTTGCTCTCTTGCCCTACAGGCTCTATCCACACTGACAAGCCTACAAAAGACATTCTCCAAGTGCAGAACACATTCCCTCTCCCCATCGACGACGATCTTCCC GGAGTTTACCTCTGTGGTTACCATTCTGAGAACTCATATGGAGCAACATCTTACCTTATAGTTCACCCGGAAGGGAACATAATGATTGACAG CCCAAGGTATACGCCGAAACTAGCGAACCAGCTTGAGAAGCTCGGCGGAGCACGTTACATGTTTCTGACTCACAT TGATGATGTGGCGGATCATCGGAAATGGGCCGAGCGGCTAAAGTGCGAGAGAATCATTCATTCAGGAGAT GTGGAGGATATCACTGCTGATGTCGAGTGGAAACTTACTGGAAATGGCCCCTGGAACATTGGAACTGATTTTGAACTTATCCATACCCCAGGGCATACCGAA GGCTCAGTCTGTTTGTTGTACAAACCTCTGAAGGCACTATTTACTGGTGACCATGTAGCAAAATCAGAAGAATCAGATGATCTAAACCTCTTTCTGATGTACAGTAAGCAATCAG TGGGTGTGCAACTGGACAGCATCAGGAAGTTACTGGACGTAGATTTTGAGTGGTTTTTGCCTG GGCATGGCTACCGAATCCGATATgaagatgtatatgccaagaattCAGCTATTGAGGCTCTCCTTGCAGACTACACAAACTAA